Part of the Mycobacteriales bacterium genome, CAGGTAGTCGGGGAGCTCGTCGTCGGTCGGGGTGAACCCCGCCGCGCGGTAGGCCGTCTTGAATGCGAGCATCGACATGCCGCGCTTGCGGGTGTCGCCGTAGCGGTAGTAGGTCAGGTACAGCGCGCAGCGGCGACGCAGGTCGAAGGTCTCGACGTAGTGCTGCGCAACCTCCGTCGGGCTGGTGACGCGCAGCCAGTCGAGGAACCGGCCGAACGCGTCACGGCCGGCCCGCGGTGCGGTCTGCGCCGCCGAGGCCTCGAGGTGGTCGAGGCCGTCGAACAGCCTGACGGTCGGGTACTGCAGCAGGACCGAGGCGAGCTTGAACGGGCTGACCGTCACGACGCACCGCCCTCGGGGAAGAGGTTCGGCGCGGCGCCTTCACCGTTCCAGCCGAGCAGGTTGAAGTGCACCCGCCCGTCGGCGGCGCGGAACGTCTGCGTCGTCGCCACCTCGTCCGGTGCGGTCGCCGGGTGGAAGCTGCGGATGCCGTGCCCGCCCATCCCGGGGCCGCCGTCGGTGTCGAGGCTGCAGAACAGCTGCTCGTGCTGGGCCATCAGCCGGCCGGCGTCCTCGGCGTGCGCCTTCGGGATGACGTAGCGGTCGTCGTACTTCGCGATCGCCAGCAGCCGGTAGAGGTCGTCGAGGTCGTCGACGGTGGAGCCCACCGACTCCGGTAGACCATCGTCGGCCTCCAACCCCAGCTGACCGGCGCGCTGGATCGTCCGGACCGCGGCGAGCTTGCGCAGCACCGTCCGCACGGTCTCGGCGCGTCCGGCGGTGAACAGGTTGGCGAGGTAGTCGATCGGGACGCGCAGCGCGTCGATCGTCGCGAAGACCCGGTCGGGATCCGCGTCGTCGTAGCCCTCGGCGTGCACGATGTCGGCGACCGGTGACAGCGGCGGGATGTACCAGACCATCGGCAGGGTGCGGTACTCCGGGTGCAGCGGCAACGCGACACGGTGCTTGGCAGCCAGGGCGTAGACGGGTGAGCGTCGCGCGGCGTCGATCCAGTCGGCCGGCATGCCCTGCCGCGCGGCCTCGGCCTGCACCTCGGGGTCCTCGGGGTCGAGGAACACCGACAGCTGTGCTTCGTAGAGGTCCTGCACGTCGGTGGTGGCTGCGGCGCCGAGCACCCGGTCGGCGTCGTACAGGACCAGTCCGAGGTAGCGCAGCCGGCCGACGCAGGTCTCCGAGCAGACCGTCGGCTGCCCGGCCTCGATCCGCGGGTAGCACAGCGTGCACTTCTCGGCCTTGCCGGTGCGGTGGTTGAAGTAGACCTTCTTGTAGGGGCAGCCGGACACGCAGAACCGCCAGCCGCGGCAGCGGTCCTGGTCGACCAGGACGATGCCGTCCTCCTCGCGCTTGTACATCGCGCCGGAGGGGCAGGAGGCGACGCACGACGGGTTCAGGCAGTGCTCGCAGATGCGGGGCAGGTAGAACATGAAGACCTGCTCGAACTCCATCCGCACCCGTTCCTCGAGCCCGGCGAGGTTGGGGTCGTTGGCGGCGTAGTCCGGCGAGCCGGCCAGGTCGTCGTCGAAGTTGCTGCCCCAGCTGACCTTCATCTGCCGGCCGGTCAGCGCCGAGATCGAGTGCGCGCTGGGGTTCTGGGTGCCGAGCGGCGCCTCGATGAGGGTCTGGTAGTCGTAGGTCCACGGGTCGCCGTACTCGTCGATCGACGGCAGGTCGGGGTTGTAGAAGATCGACAGCAGCTTGCGCAGCCGCCCGCCCGCCCGCAGCTGCAGGCGGCCCTTGCGGTCCAGCGCCCAGCCGCCGTGCCACTGCTCCTGGTCCTCGTAGCGCTTGGGGTAGCCGATGCCGGGCTTGGTCTCGACGTTGTTGAAGTAGACGTACTCGGTGCCCGGCCGGTTGGTCCAGACCTGCTTGCAGGTGACCGAGCAGGTGTGGCAACCGATGCACTTGTCGAGGTTCATCACCATTGCCATCTGCGCCATCACTCTCATCGGCGCACCCCGCAGACTCCGTTGCGCTGCATCAGAACTGCACCTCCTGGGAGCGGCGGCGGATGACGGTGATCTCGTCGCGTTGGTTGCCGGTCGGGCCGTAGTAGTTGAAGGCGTAGGTGAACTGCCCGTAGCCGCCGATCATGTGGGTGGGCTTGATGACCAGGCGGGTGAGGGAGTTGTCGGACCCCCCGTGCCACCCGGAGACCTCGGAGCGCGGAGTCATCAGGTGGCGGTCCTTCGCGTGGTACATGAAGACGGTGCCGGGCGGCATCCGGTGCGTCACGACCGCACGGCAGGCGACGACCCCGTTGCGGTTGTAGGCCTCGATCCAGTCGTTGTCGCGCACGTCGATCTTCGCCGCGTCCTCCGGGCTCATCCAGATCACCGGACCGCCGCGGAACAGCCGCAGCATGTGCAGGTTGTCCTGGTACTCCGAGTGGATGGACCACTTCGAGTGCGGGGTGAGGTAGCGCACGGTGATCTCCGGCCGGCCTGCCTCCTCGAGGCCCTGCTCGCCGAAGTGGCGGACGTAGTTCAGCGGCGGACGGAAGGTCGGCAGCCACTCGCCGTACTCCGCGATCCAGTCGTGGTCGAGGAAGAAGTGCATGCGGCCGGTCAGCGTGTGCCACGGCTTGTTGCGTTCGACGTTGACGACGAACGGGGAGTAACGCCGCCCGCCGGTCTCACTGCCCGACCACTCGGGTGAGGTGATGACGGCTCGGGGTTGCACCTGGATGTCGCTGAAGTTGATGTGCTCGCCCGCCCGCTCCTCCGCGAGGTCGGCCAGGGATTGGCCGGTCTGCTTCTCGAGTGCGGCCCAGGCCTGCAGCGCAACCTTGCCGTTGGTGGTGCCGGACAGCGCGAGGATCGCCTCGGCCAGGTGCACGTCCCTGCGCAGCGACGGGCGCCCGTCGCCGACACCGCCCCTGACGACACCGTTGGCACGCCGCAGGTAGTCGACCGCGCCGGACGGCACCCAGGTCAGGCCCTTCGTGGTGGTGCCCAACGTGTCGACCAACGGTCCCAGCGCCGCCATCTTCGCGGCCACCGCGGTGTAGTCGCGCTCGATGGTGACCAGCTTCGGCATCGTCTGCCCAGGGACCGGCTCACCCTCTCCCGCCTTCCAGTCGCGCACCTGCCCACCGGGCTGCGCCATCTCGTCCGGGCTGTCGTGTGCGAGCGGCGCGGCGACGACGTCGGTGCGCGTGCCCAGGTGGGTGGCGGCGAGCCGCGAGAACTCCTCGCCGATGAGCCGGAACGCGTCGAAGTCGGTGCGGGTCTCCCACGGCGGCGCAATGGCCGGGTTGAACGAGTGCACGAACGGGTGCATGTCGGTGGTGGAGATGTCGTGCTTCTCGTACCACGTCGCCGCGGGCAGTACGACGTCGGCGTAGGTGCACGTGCTCGTCATCCGGAAGTCGATCGCGGTGATCAGATCGAGCTTGCCGCGCGGCGCCTCCTCCCGCCAGGTGACCTCGACGGGGCGAAGGTCCGGAGGCGACTCCTCGGCGCGCACCGCGTCCTCGACCCCGACGAGGTGGCGCATGAAGTACTCCATGCCCTTGCCCGAGGAACCCAGCAGGTTGGCCCGCCACACGGTCAGCACCCGCGGGAAGTTCGCCGGGTTGTCCGGGTCCTCGCCGGCGAAGTGCAGCCGGCCGGCCTTGAGCTCCTCGACGACGTGGTCGGCGACGGGCTTGCCGGCGCGTGCCGCCTCGTCGGCGAGGTCCAGCGGGTTGCGGTCGAACGCCGGGTGTGACGGCGTCCACCCGAGGCGGGACGCCTGCGCCAGGCAGTCGGCGAAGGTGCGCCCGTGCAGAAGCCCCTGCCCGAGCGGGCTGGCCAGCTCGCCGGCGCCGAAGCTCTCGTAGCGCCACTGGTCGCTGTGCAGGTAGAAGAACGACGTGCCGGTCATGTGCCGCGTGGGGCGCTGCCAGTCGAGGCCGAACGCCGTCGTCGCCCACCCCGTCAGCGGCCGGACCTTCTCTTGCCCCACGTAGTGCGCCCAGCCGCCGCCGTTGACGCCCTGCGTGCCGCACAGCATCAGCAAGGTGAAGAACGTGCGGTAGATCTGGTCGGAGTGGTACCAGTGGTTGCTGCCCGCTCCCATGGCGATCATCGACCGGCCGCGGGACAGCTCGGCATTGCGCGCGAACTCGCGGGCCACCCGGATCGCCGCCGCCGCCGGCACCGACGTGATCGCCTCCTGCCATGCGGGCGTGTAGGGCTGCGGGTCGTCGTACGACGCCGGCCACTGCCCGGGCAGTCCTTCCCGCGGCACCGCGTAGTGCGCCATCAGCAGGTCGAACACCGTGGTCACCAGCCGGCCGCCGATGCGCAGGACCGGCACACCGCGCCGCACGGACTCGCCGCCCTCGGTCGGCCCGATGTCGAAGCGCGGCAAGTCGACTGCGACGGCGTCGTCGCTGCGGTCGTGCAAGGTCAGCGCCGGGTCGACCGCACCGAGATCGAGGTTCCAGCGACCCTCGTTGGCCGGGCCGAACCGGAAACCCAGCGACCCGTTCGGTGCGACCGGCTCGCCGGTCGCTGCATCGAGCAGCACCGGCTTGTGCGCGGCTCCCTCACCGGTCTCTCCCAGGTCGGCGGCGGTGAGGAAGTGCCCCGGCACGTAGCCGTCACCGCGCTCACGCAACGTCACCAGGAACGGCAGGTCGGTGTAGCGCTTCACGTAGTCGTCGAAGTAGGGCACCCGCCGGTCACGGAAGAACTCGCTGAGGATCACGTGCCCCATCGCCATCGCCAGCGCGCCGTCGGTGCCGGGTGCGGCGGGCAGCCAGTCGTCGGCGAACTTCGTGTGGTCGGAGAAGTCGGGACTGACGACGACGACCTTCTGCCCCCGGTAACGCGCCTCGGTCATGAAGTGCGCATCCGGGGTGCGAGTGATCGGCAGGTTGGTGCCCCAGATGATCAAGTAGGAGGAGTTCCACCAGTCGCCGGACTCCGGCACGTCGGTCTGGTCACCGAAGACCTGCGGGGAGGCCGGCGGCAGGTCGGCGTACCAGTCGTAGAAGGACAGGATCGTCCCGCCGATCATCGACAGGAAGCGGGTGCCGGCGGCGTAGGAGACCTGCGACATGGCCGGGATCGGCGAGAAGCCGACGACCCGGTCCGGTCCGAACTCCTTGACCGTGTGCACGTGCGCAGCCGCGATCAGCTCGGTCACCTCCGGCCAGGTGGACCGGACGAACCCGCCCTTGCCCCGGAAGCGCTTGTACGCCGCCGCCTTCTCCGGGTCGCCGCTGATCTCCGCCCACGCCTCGACCGGGTCGCCGAGCCGGGTGCGGGCCTCTCGCCACATCTCCAGCAACGGGCCGCGTACGTAGGGGTAACGCACCCGCGACGGCGAGTAGGTGTACCAGGAGAACGACGCCCCGCGCGGGCAACCCCGGGGCTCGTACTCCGGCGAGTCGGGACCCACCGACGGGTAGTCGGTCTGCTGGGTCTCCCAGGTGATGATCCCGTCCTTGACGTAGACCTTCCACGAGCACGAACCGGTGCAGTTGACCCCGTGGGTGGAGCGGACCTCCTTGTCGTGGCGCCACCGCTCCCGGTAGAACTCCTCCGCACCCCGCCCGTCCACGCGGTGCACCTCGCGGTAGTCCTGCGACGGCACGCCGGGCGTGAAGAACTGCGCCCGGCGCAGCAGCGCCTCCACCGGCTCGCCACCCGGCAGCAATGGCGCCAGCAGCTCTGATCGATCGGTCGTCTCGGTCACCTCGGCCACCTTTGTCCCGGTGTGCGTCGACCCCCGTGACCCGACGTTATCGGGCTCCCGCCGCCACACCTATACCGCGTCGTGAGGTGGCAGCGCTCGTGGGGCCCACGACGCAGGGAACCTCGCCCGCCGGTGGACCCACGGGCTGGCCTAGACATCTCGCTGACCGATAGGGATGCTCGGATTGACCCGCATGACACCGCAACAGCGGTCCCCCACCGGCGGCAGTTGCGCCGGCAACACCTGAACGGAGAGCAGATGCAGCTCGGCATGGTGGGCCTCGGTCGGATGGGCGCCAACTTGGTCCGCCGGCTACAGCGCGCAGGTCACGAGTGCGTCGTCTACGACGTGAGCGCCGAAGCGATCCAGACGCTGGTCCGCGAGGGCGCGACCGGCGCGAGCTCGCTCGACGACTTCGTCGCGATGCTCGACGCGCCGCGCGCCGCCTGGGTGATGGTGCCCGCGGGTGACATCACCGGTCGAACCGTGCAGGAGCTCGCCGACCGGATGGCCGCCGGCGACGCGATCATCGATGGCGGCAACTCCTACTATCGCGACGACATCGCCCGGGCCCGCGACCTGGCGACCCGCGGGATCGACTACCTCGACGTCGGCACCAGCGGTGGCGTGTGGGGGCTCGAGCGGGGCTACTGCCTGATGATCGGCGGCCCAGAGCGTGCGGTCGCGCGGTTGGGTCCGATCTTCGCCGCGATCGCGCCGGGCGTGGATGCGGCTGCGCGCACACCGGGGCGCACCGGCGACCCGTCGCCGGCCGAGCAGGGCTACCTGCACTGCGGCCCCGCCGGCGCCGGTCACTTCGTGAAGATGGTGCACAACGGGATCGAGTACGGGCTGATGGCCTCATACGCAGAGGGGCTCAACATCCTGCGCAACGCCAACGCCGGAACGGTCGAGCGGACCGCCGACGCCGAGACCACACCGATGTCCGACCCGCAGTACTACCAGTACGAGCTCGACCTGCCGGCAATCGCGGAGGTGTGGCGGCGCGGCAGCGTGATCGCGTCCTGGCTGCTCGACCTCACCGCGACCGCGCTGCACGAGTCGCCGGACCTCGCGGAGTTCTCCGGGCGGGTGTCCGACTCCGGAGAGGGCCGCTGGACTGCCCTGGCCGCGATCGACGAAGGGGTGCCCGCGCCGACGCTGGCGACGGCACTGTTCTCCCGGTTCGCCTCCCGTGACCTGAACCACTTCGCCAACCAGACGCTCTCGGCGATGCGCAAGCAGTTCGGCGGGCACGCCGAGAAGCCCGCCGGCTGACGGGTCATGGCTCACGACTTCCTGGTGCTGCTGTTCGACATCGACGGCACGCTCATCGTCACCGGCGGCGCGGGGGCGGCCTCCTGGCGGCTCGCATTCGACGAGCTGTACGGCATTCCCGCCGACATCGGGCAGTTCACCGACGTCGGCATGACCGATCCCGATGTCGGCCGCAAGACGTTCGCCGCAGTGCTCGGGCGGCAACCGGAGCGGGCCGAGTTCACCAAACTGATGGAGCGGCGGCTGCACTACCTGCACCAGACGGTCGCCGACTCCACGGACTACCGCGTGCTGCCGGGCGTCGAGCAGCTGCTGCCACAGCTCATCGATCAGGGTTACCTGCTCGGCCTGGTCACCGGCAACGTCGAAGCCGCCGCGCACATCAAGCTGCACCGCGCCAAGCTCAACCGCTTCTTCTCCTTCGGCGGCTACGGGTCCGACTCCACTGACCGCCCCGAGCTCACGCTGATCGCGCTGCAGCGCGCGAACCTCGTCTACGGCCAGGACATCACCCGTGCACGCTGTCTCGCGATCGGTGACACGCCCCACGACGTGGAGGCGGCGCACGCCGTCGGCGTCGCCTGCGTCGGTGTCGGCAGCCACCACTACACGGCCGACCAGCTGCACGACGCCGGTGCCGACTTCGCCATCACCTCGCTCGAGGACGAGCTGCCGCTGTAACCGCGCATCGCGCCGGTGATCTACCGGCACTGTCGAGCCGGCTCGCCTGCTGCCGCGCGCCTGACAGTCAGTACTCACCCTTGATGACGAAGTACGTGCCGCGGATCGTGCCGGCCAGCTTCGACTTCTGCCGCGCGAACTTGAACGACGCGAGCTCGGTCGGGATCTCCATCCCTTCGCAGAGCTTGAACCCGACCGCCCGCTTGCCCCCATCGGCCAGGCTGTACAGCACGTTCACCGACAAGCCGCTCGCGTAGAAGACGTACGGCCATCGGATGTTCTCCACCGCCACCTCCGCCGCCTCCAGCGGCGCTGACGAGATGACGATGCCTCGCTCCTTCTCGAGGATCCGGTGCACCCACTCGATGGTGTCTTCCGCGTCCTTCGCGGGCCGCACGGTGAAATCGATGCCGTACTTGTTCTTGAAGTAGCGAGCCTCGTTCGCGCGCACGCCGGCCAACGCTTCGGCGAACGGCGACGACTCCAGGCCCACGGTCGAGACGTTCGTGAAGTCCACCGTGTGGGCGGTTCCGTCGGCGGTCACTGCCCTCAGCCCTCGCCCATACCGGGCACCGGCTCGGGCGCGGCGCCCTGCCGCACCTTTTCCTCGATCCGCTTGCCGATGTCGGGGTCGATGCTCTGCCAGTAGCCGAACGCGCGCTCCAGCGCCTCTCCGTGCACGCCGCCCAGCAGGCTGCCGCTCACCTGCTCGACGAGCCGGTCGCGCTGGAGGTCGTCGAACACGTCGCGGACGAGAGCGCCCGGCTGGCCGAAGTCGTCGTCGTCCGCGTGCAGCTCGTAAGCGCTGCGCACCATGTCTCCGTCGACCGCCCATGACTCTTCCAATGCGGCCCCGCCGTCGGCCCACGCGCGGCCCTGCGAGTTGGGGGCATAGACCGGCTGGTTGCCCGAGTTGTCGAAGGCCATCTGCCCGTCGAAGAGATAGGTGTTCGTGGCCCCGTTGCGCGGCCGGTTGACCGGCAGCTGGTGGAAGTTGGTGCCGATGCGGTTGCGCTGGGCGTCGTGGTAGGCGAAGGCCCGGCCGAGCAGCATCTTGTCGGGGGACAGCCCGATCCCCGGGACGACGTTGCCCGGCGAGAACGCCGCCTGCTCGATGTCGGCGAAGAAGTTGCCCGGGTTGCGGTTGAGCGTCATCGTCCCGACCCGGATGAGCGGGTAGTCGGCGTGCGGCCACACCTTCGTCAGGTCGAACGGGTTGAACCGGTAGGACCGCGCGTCGTCGTACGGCATCACCTGCACGTACAGCGTCCACCTCGGCAAGTCGCCGCCGGCGATCGCCTCGAACAGGTCGCGGCGGTGGAAGTCGGCATCGGTTCCGGCCATCAGTGCGGCCTCGTGGTTGGTGAACGTCTGCCAGCCCTGGTCGGTCTTGAAGTGGTACTTCACCCAGAACCGCTCCCCCGACACGTTGACCCACATGAAGGTGTGCGAGCCGTAGCCGTTCATGTGCCGCCACGTGCGCGGCAGGCCGCGGTCACCCATGAGGTAGGTGACCTGGTGCGCGGACTCGGGGTTGAGCGTCCAGAAGTCCCACTGCATGTGGTTGTCGCGCAGCCCCGAGTCGGGCAGCCGCTTCTGGCTGCGGATGAAGTGCGGGAACTTCATCGGGTCACGCACGAAGAACACCGGGGTGTTGTTGCCGACCAGGTCGTAGTTGCCCTCGGGCGTGTAGAACTTCAGCGAGAAGCCGCGCACGTCGCGCCACGTGTCGGGGCTGCCCATCTCCCCCGCCACCGTGGAGAAACGGATCAGCAGGTCAGTGCGCGCGCCGGGCTGGAACAACGCCGCCCTCGTGTACGACGACACGTCTTCGGTCGTCTCGAACACGCCGTAGGCACCACCCCCCTTGGCGTGCGGTTGGCGCTCCGGCACCTTTTCACGGTTGAAGTGCGCCATCTGCTCGAGGAAGTGCACGTCGTGCAGCAGCAGCGGCCCGTTGGCGCCGACCGACAACGAATTGCGGTCACTCGGCGCCGGTGCGCCCGCCGCCGTGAACGAGCCACCACCAGACCGGCCGTCCGTCGTCGCCATCGCTGCCTCCCGGTCGTCGGTGAGGGAATGTCCCGATCCACACGAGCTGAGCATCCCCAGCCGGCCGGCCGGCTGCAAGCCGACAGCTACGCCCCCACCGCGGTGCTGCGGCTGTGCCCTCGGGTGGAACCGATGGCAGCCGGGCTGCGTTCGCTGAATGTGCTGTCCGCCTGGGAAACGGTCGTGGTCGCCTTCGGCGGGGCGCTCCTACTGGTGGTCATCTGCGCCGCCACCTGGCGGCAGCAGGGTCGGGGGTA contains:
- the gnd gene encoding decarboxylating 6-phosphogluconate dehydrogenase — protein: MQLGMVGLGRMGANLVRRLQRAGHECVVYDVSAEAIQTLVREGATGASSLDDFVAMLDAPRAAWVMVPAGDITGRTVQELADRMAAGDAIIDGGNSYYRDDIARARDLATRGIDYLDVGTSGGVWGLERGYCLMIGGPERAVARLGPIFAAIAPGVDAAARTPGRTGDPSPAEQGYLHCGPAGAGHFVKMVHNGIEYGLMASYAEGLNILRNANAGTVERTADAETTPMSDPQYYQYELDLPAIAEVWRRGSVIASWLLDLTATALHESPDLAEFSGRVSDSGEGRWTALAAIDEGVPAPTLATALFSRFASRDLNHFANQTLSAMRKQFGGHAEKPAG
- a CDS encoding phage tail protein; amino-acid sequence: MTADGTAHTVDFTNVSTVGLESSPFAEALAGVRANEARYFKNKYGIDFTVRPAKDAEDTIEWVHRILEKERGIVISSAPLEAAEVAVENIRWPYVFYASGLSVNVLYSLADGGKRAVGFKLCEGMEIPTELASFKFARQKSKLAGTIRGTYFVIKGEY
- the narJ gene encoding nitrate reductase molybdenum cofactor assembly chaperone, with amino-acid sequence MTVSPFKLASVLLQYPTVRLFDGLDHLEASAAQTAPRAGRDAFGRFLDWLRVTSPTEVAQHYVETFDLRRRCALYLTYYRYGDTRKRGMSMLAFKTAYRAAGFTPTDDELPDYLPMVLDFASLSPRGESMLRAHRADLELLRRALHEAETPYADVVEAVCTQLPRLRRRDLTIVGQAWDAGPPQEEVGLEPFAPPDYMAGAGMRP
- a CDS encoding HAD family hydrolase; its protein translation is MAHDFLVLLFDIDGTLIVTGGAGAASWRLAFDELYGIPADIGQFTDVGMTDPDVGRKTFAAVLGRQPERAEFTKLMERRLHYLHQTVADSTDYRVLPGVEQLLPQLIDQGYLLGLVTGNVEAAAHIKLHRAKLNRFFSFGGYGSDSTDRPELTLIALQRANLVYGQDITRARCLAIGDTPHDVEAAHAVGVACVGVGSHHYTADQLHDAGADFAITSLEDELPL
- the narH gene encoding nitrate reductase subunit beta; translation: MRVMAQMAMVMNLDKCIGCHTCSVTCKQVWTNRPGTEYVYFNNVETKPGIGYPKRYEDQEQWHGGWALDRKGRLQLRAGGRLRKLLSIFYNPDLPSIDEYGDPWTYDYQTLIEAPLGTQNPSAHSISALTGRQMKVSWGSNFDDDLAGSPDYAANDPNLAGLEERVRMEFEQVFMFYLPRICEHCLNPSCVASCPSGAMYKREEDGIVLVDQDRCRGWRFCVSGCPYKKVYFNHRTGKAEKCTLCYPRIEAGQPTVCSETCVGRLRYLGLVLYDADRVLGAAATTDVQDLYEAQLSVFLDPEDPEVQAEAARQGMPADWIDAARRSPVYALAAKHRVALPLHPEYRTLPMVWYIPPLSPVADIVHAEGYDDADPDRVFATIDALRVPIDYLANLFTAGRAETVRTVLRKLAAVRTIQRAGQLGLEADDGLPESVGSTVDDLDDLYRLLAIAKYDDRYVIPKAHAEDAGRLMAQHEQLFCSLDTDGGPGMGGHGIRSFHPATAPDEVATTQTFRAADGRVHFNLLGWNGEGAAPNLFPEGGAS
- a CDS encoding nitrate reductase subunit alpha, giving the protein MRRAQFFTPGVPSQDYREVHRVDGRGAEEFYRERWRHDKEVRSTHGVNCTGSCSWKVYVKDGIITWETQQTDYPSVGPDSPEYEPRGCPRGASFSWYTYSPSRVRYPYVRGPLLEMWREARTRLGDPVEAWAEISGDPEKAAAYKRFRGKGGFVRSTWPEVTELIAAAHVHTVKEFGPDRVVGFSPIPAMSQVSYAAGTRFLSMIGGTILSFYDWYADLPPASPQVFGDQTDVPESGDWWNSSYLIIWGTNLPITRTPDAHFMTEARYRGQKVVVVSPDFSDHTKFADDWLPAAPGTDGALAMAMGHVILSEFFRDRRVPYFDDYVKRYTDLPFLVTLRERGDGYVPGHFLTAADLGETGEGAAHKPVLLDAATGEPVAPNGSLGFRFGPANEGRWNLDLGAVDPALTLHDRSDDAVAVDLPRFDIGPTEGGESVRRGVPVLRIGGRLVTTVFDLLMAHYAVPREGLPGQWPASYDDPQPYTPAWQEAITSVPAAAAIRVAREFARNAELSRGRSMIAMGAGSNHWYHSDQIYRTFFTLLMLCGTQGVNGGGWAHYVGQEKVRPLTGWATTAFGLDWQRPTRHMTGTSFFYLHSDQWRYESFGAGELASPLGQGLLHGRTFADCLAQASRLGWTPSHPAFDRNPLDLADEAARAGKPVADHVVEELKAGRLHFAGEDPDNPANFPRVLTVWRANLLGSSGKGMEYFMRHLVGVEDAVRAEESPPDLRPVEVTWREEAPRGKLDLITAIDFRMTSTCTYADVVLPAATWYEKHDISTTDMHPFVHSFNPAIAPPWETRTDFDAFRLIGEEFSRLAATHLGTRTDVVAAPLAHDSPDEMAQPGGQVRDWKAGEGEPVPGQTMPKLVTIERDYTAVAAKMAALGPLVDTLGTTTKGLTWVPSGAVDYLRRANGVVRGGVGDGRPSLRRDVHLAEAILALSGTTNGKVALQAWAALEKQTGQSLADLAEERAGEHINFSDIQVQPRAVITSPEWSGSETGGRRYSPFVVNVERNKPWHTLTGRMHFFLDHDWIAEYGEWLPTFRPPLNYVRHFGEQGLEEAGRPEITVRYLTPHSKWSIHSEYQDNLHMLRLFRGGPVIWMSPEDAAKIDVRDNDWIEAYNRNGVVACRAVVTHRMPPGTVFMYHAKDRHLMTPRSEVSGWHGGSDNSLTRLVIKPTHMIGGYGQFTYAFNYYGPTGNQRDEITVIRRRSQEVQF
- a CDS encoding catalase; the protein is MATTDGRSGGGSFTAAGAPAPSDRNSLSVGANGPLLLHDVHFLEQMAHFNREKVPERQPHAKGGGAYGVFETTEDVSSYTRAALFQPGARTDLLIRFSTVAGEMGSPDTWRDVRGFSLKFYTPEGNYDLVGNNTPVFFVRDPMKFPHFIRSQKRLPDSGLRDNHMQWDFWTLNPESAHQVTYLMGDRGLPRTWRHMNGYGSHTFMWVNVSGERFWVKYHFKTDQGWQTFTNHEAALMAGTDADFHRRDLFEAIAGGDLPRWTLYVQVMPYDDARSYRFNPFDLTKVWPHADYPLIRVGTMTLNRNPGNFFADIEQAAFSPGNVVPGIGLSPDKMLLGRAFAYHDAQRNRIGTNFHQLPVNRPRNGATNTYLFDGQMAFDNSGNQPVYAPNSQGRAWADGGAALEESWAVDGDMVRSAYELHADDDDFGQPGALVRDVFDDLQRDRLVEQVSGSLLGGVHGEALERAFGYWQSIDPDIGKRIEEKVRQGAAPEPVPGMGEG